Genomic segment of Populus trichocarpa isolate Nisqually-1 chromosome 12, P.trichocarpa_v4.1, whole genome shotgun sequence:
TATTTTGAGGGACTCCGTAACCATCTTGAAGGCAATGGCCGAGCTCACGAAGCGCATCGACATGACCCAAAACGGAAGCTCGAGCACATAAAGCCACCCCCGCTCGGagatttttatcagtttttgagCCTCCACTGCCGTTGAATTGTATGACAGCAAGAGAATACATGGCCAGGGCATGCGACTTGATAGCGGCTTTTGCCATCAAGGACGCTCCACTTCCTCGGTTTTGTAAGCAATAGAATCGGATCTAgattaaaacaccaaaaacttgAAACTTTCAATCTTTATCGACAAATAATATTGGCTTCTTTAAAGTAGAGAAAATAGATATACACTGACCATTCCTAGCGTGTACGAGGCTTCACTGTTGCCTGCTTTAACACACTGTTTTAAAAACTGGTGAGCCGAATCCGACCAACGTTCTGCTTTCATGGCAAACATTTTAGCTCCAGCTTTCGACAAAACCAAAGGATTGGTGGCCAACCGCTTTAATGTTTTACATCTGTTGTTTCCATATTCGAAACAGCCAATACATCAACAATCatgcaaacaaaattaaacccTCGTACCAACCATAACAAGAAGAAATCTTCAAAGACTAGACTTACGTGATGAGAACGTTAATAAAATCGGAGGGGCAAGAGGCAGAAGAACTAAGCTTGCAAAGAATATTTAGAACAAGATCGTCTGGTAACTGATCAAAGTAATCAGGTTTCTCAGTGATTGTACGTAATCTTTTCCTTTGAGCCATGCCCGCAGAGGTGTGAAACTTGAGATTTTGAAAGCTGGGTACGGAACTGTCTCCTGATTATGGTATTCACGAGCCGTTTCATTTGTCGGGTCTTATATAAGGCCTCGTCATGCTAGAGATAGAGGCACTGCCAAACAAAGCTGTTTTCGAAGTGGGCTCTACTTGCCGTAAAATAAATCAATGTCCCTGTTGTAGACAATTTCTCAGTTTCTTACCTGCTCTCCTTAATTATGTGCGGTACGCTAGTACAATATATTGTTTGACTAGTAGCTATGGACAAATCTTAAAgaatgatttagttttttttatatattatttttatgataatttgcaCATTTACTGTTTgagattaagtatttttttaaaaataaatctttttctatcaatctaatatattttaaaaggtaagaaaacatatatattttaatcactaGGGTAGCAAAGCTAATTATGTCGATAAAGAATACAAATAAAGTTGTAATAAAGAGTATTATTAACTCCATTTACTAAGATGTATTTCGTATGCAATCATGAATACATTTCCAAGTATATTTTTTCTGCTAGAGGACAggctattttctatttttcttcttaaaaaagaagaaaaggtgaGAATGGACGATGGGCGTGTCAGGTAGTGGTCAAAGTGGCCCCATGGATGGCCAAAGCCAGGGCAGGTGAGAGCTTGGGGAAAAGACAAGCTATTAGTAAAAGATTGGGTGCTTGGGGGTGTTGGGATGCAGATGCCGCAGTGACTCTAATCGAGTGCAAAGGCATTGGTGCGTTGCAGCGTGAAATtcgggaaaaaagaaagagctcgAGGAATGAATTCGAAATGTGATCCCATGAGGTGGCTGGTTCATTGATCGAGCAAGAGCCGAATCAAATTCCATTAACAGCCCGTgtgtttttacatttaaaaacttttattttttttgaaaaaaattatttttttatttttttcaatttatttttttatatttttattttgttttgatatgctgatatcaaaaataattttttaaaaataaaaaaataaacaagtaagTATTTCAAGATCATgtataatcaaattataattataatgataagggtatttgtttctaaaattactgtttaataaattattcattaattatttctgtttttatacCTTTTGAAATTCTAATCTTATAATGATGAGTAAGATAGTGTAAAATATTTCTTcatgtcttttaaaatatttcttaacataGTCAACTTATTGAGGCAATTGTGTAAAATATTTACTCCTTAGGTTCGCATGTTTCATGTATGTAacttgtttctaaaaaaaacattttacatacatttttttttaattctgacCATGTTAATGAAAgctaattgaatatatatatatatattcgatgTTTGGTGTAAAAAGGAGATTTAATTGGTGACGGGGCTATAATTTAGTAATATAGatggttttataaaatattttcaccatttgagaacagtgcattattgttttttctttgattataaaatatttctctttgattatttatttttagacaaCCCAAATACGAGAGAAGGAAAATAATACTCGATGGAGCCGTATTTTATGGAAACAAACGTAGCCTTAAATTGTGAAGGAAAAcgcaaataaaagaaataaattaacagGCCAACATATTTTGCAATTCCTTGGGctgtgatttatttaattttctgatTTGGTGCATGATCTAGCTACCTCGTGGTCCGTTgccgataaaaaaatatagcaaatgGCACTGTGGTATCCATGCCGCAAAAACAAAACAGCTCTTCTTCGCCAAATTAGCTTTCCTCTCGTGAAATCCCACCCAACTCTgccttctattttttaaaaaacacacaccCGCTCTCACATTCGTCAGGGGCTATATAGCCTTTGATGCATGTGAAAGTCGGtctgtgtttatatatatatatatatatatatatatataggcctTGAAATTTAAGTCTGGCGATGAATACTGAAATGTTTTGGTcttttactatttgttttttaaattcaatttttaaatttttttttcatattttaatgttGGTTTTAAAGGGTGTTGgactttgttgtttattttgatttattttatacgGAGTTATTCACGTCTAATAACCTgagtaaaatttttttattaatttttttatgtaatattgaattgattaaaaattaaaaattatctattttatttattttttataagattattatgGTTTGATAACTTTAACGTTGATTTTAAAGGATGCTGgactttgttgtttattttgatttattttatgcggagttatttatatttagtttaatatcttgagttaaatttttttattgattttttttaattttattatttaatattaagttaattgagaattgagatttatttttttatttattttttataaaattattattgttttaattgggAGTTTTACTACTAGTATGTTATAAAAAGTATGGAAAGTTATGAATTCtacagaaattgaaaaataatcgcGTACTGAGCTTTACCAGGGTCGGGCAGATGTGATATAAAATGGGCTAAGGTAGCTGTAACTTAAAGAGCAAATAACTCGAGTAAATTAATAAGTTTGGTTggttagaataataaaatagtaaGAAAGTCAAATTTTCTATTCATCGACATGATAAACATGCAGCTGTTCAACAAAGCCGCCTGTTCCATTCCCATGAGTGACGGAAAAGCCTGACTAACCTTGTAAGAATCATTCTATCTCCACCCTTCAAATATGGCCCCACCGATACATCAATTCCACGTATTAATATAATGCAATTACCTTCAACGTTTTTGTATATACTAATAATTCTAAGGAGCGTGTCTAGTAGTCgagcagggttttttttttttttttctaaattcaaattttaaaagttaatatgcacaataatttattaataaaatatttattaaatgatatatCCTTATCATAAATGATGTGTGgatatcaaaatcaagttttaaaaaataaaaaatatgttattttaatgtatttcggactgaaaaacactttgaaaaacaatcgcgCCACataattaatgatgttttttctattcttgAATCTCTTTAATTTTGTATACCACTGGTGAGATTTGATCTTAGATACCATAATTTTACGatgctaaataaatttttttttgttaaccatGGGTGTTCGGGCTAATTTACGCGTGCCTTAACTAATCTTCCAAGACTCTAAAGTTAGTGACCATGTAAACTTGCAATGATTTTTAGATTTGTAACACCCGAATCGGTAGTcttgaaaaacaaacttaaaatctgATCAGTTAAGCTAACTATTATCGATGCTAAATAATCTTATTACCTTAACTAGTCAGCAGCCACAGTATTTTGAAGTATCCTTGTATATTAATTCATAGCAGCATCATCACAAAATCCCTACTTGCACTTGTGTGTTGATGAATGATAAGCAAAACTATTTGCTTATCCGGACAAACTACTTGTTAATCGGTTCGAGGCCGTAACAAGGCAGGTAACAATGATGGGTTTTGGCAGGAAATTTACATCTTTAAATCTGTACACACTTTTACATCTCTACGTATAGCGAGCAAGTTGGCAAGTTTTTTGCAAATCAAGCTAGCCCTAGATATTTATGCGTAGAGAAATAATTTCCCCGCTTCTCGAATCGGAGAGCTGGAGGTTTTGGATAAGGTCTAGAGAATGTGGAGTTGGTAGAACACAAATCCCTTTCGTTGCCACGAAATAGATATGGATGCCATGGTTTGGTACAAAAGAGATGCATTGCTGCTAGCGTTCCACATATCCATAGCTAGCCAGCCAGCCAGCTTTTAGAGTACCTTTTACTTGTCACTCGTTTCCTTTTATAATATTGTAGGGTTCTTATAGTTCCATGTTTCTGAAGAAATCGAcggactttaaaaaaaaataaaacttcgaTGATGATGTGACTGTGAGGAGTAAACGACACACTTCCTCTATAGAATACGAGAAAGTTGCCAGGATGTTTTCATCTTCTTATGCTGCGCACACATATTGGTTCCCGTTTACATTGACGTTATCCTTTCATCATGCATCAAAACCATCTGTTCagaatttgtttatttgtttattcttacAAAGAAGATCAGATGCTAACTCCAGATTTCTTGAAAAACCACCAGAAaatccattgtttttttaaatggtattGGGAATTccattagaaaattaattttcgaTGGAATACTTAATGaagaaaacccataaaaaaatccTTGTTTAAAAGCAAgattatttcaataattatgttttaaaaaattatagatgtaattattgactaatttttttttatttcttaaaaaatattttttaaaaaatcatttatagcaaaaaaataatttttaatgtattttttaaaaaatcaattgataattctatccataattaaaaataataataaagaaatagattttgaattaaataattttttaaaaaataaaaattcaaatattatttttagtatcaaattaaatatttttcttcatttaatttcaatgtaagatttaaaaataaaaactaacagATGCATCACTGAtagatctaaataaaatgaactaaaaaaatccttttaaattaGGCTCAAAATCACCGATTAGTAATTAGGCTCGAGATTGGTAGCCTGATATACAATTGAGGGCCTAATGAGAGTAGGTCTGGCCGTGGTAACCCGAGCCTAACTCCCTATATTGCATGAGCTCAAGTAAGAAATTCAAACCCACATATAGTATACACCCAATTGGGTGCACACTCAGCATCGACGTGTCGTGCCTAGCAAGTTGAACGTGCTATAGCGGGATGGGTCTCGGTTAGCAATCATGTTGTTTCATGCCAAATAttctattaataattaaaaaaaatttggctttGGGgggatttaaaatatttttgagggaattatcaaaatgttttttatgatgaagttatttataaatattttttttgaaatattttttttcaattttttaaagatatttttgatGAAGTTACCGcggaaatctttttttatatatttttgttactaATTAGCAACAGAATTACCAACAAAAATTGTTTACCGTAAAAAATTTAGTGGCAGAGTTAATTTCGTTGCTAATTCGCTATGTATTTAGCGATGTGATATAATTAATTTCGTCAGTAATTCAACCTTTTCTAATGCTGGAACAGGAGAGATGACAAATGTTATTATTAGTTAACATACAACTCGTTGATTATTGAAAACACTTATATGAGTATATCCAACCTAATAACTCTAAGAGTAGTAGAAATCCGGTTGgaatctcaaattaatttgtgtgtttgtttttatgtttaaaaagtatctttttaaaaaaattaaattttatttttatatcaaattaaatttttttatttttttgaatcattttgatgtttcaatgttaaaaataaattttaaaaaataaaaaaaatattattttaatacatttttaagcaagaaacaatttaaaaaacaacaatttttattatCTCAAACACTACCCatccatataaatattattttaatacatttttaatcatctagtaggtgactcagtggtaaaagcttgagactaagaggtttgctcccctGTGGTCTCAcattcgagccttgtggttgctaatatgatggtcactagaagcttacatgattattaactttaggattcatgggattagtcgagatgcgcgcaagctggcctgaACATTcactttaataataaataaataaaatcaactctTTCGATAGAAGAATGATGGTCTGATGACTTGATTCTGCTCCATGGACTTTCACAAGTTAGATATTCCGTAAACTCCCCGGAAGTTTTTTGGAAATTAACTGATAACcctgcattaattaattaattaattgatgccTCAATAAACAGTAAGGAAAATATATGGAGGTCAAATTCTGTATCTTCAACTTGCTCGAAGAGACAACGATACAGAGATGTGGCCATTCGAGTTGATTTTCTCGGTAATTGTAAGCCAAAGgcaatattttatttctgtCTTCAGTGTCATGTATGCCTCTTGTTTGACAAAAGGGATCGGGAGATATTgtctattaaatattaaatatattttttttgagaaattattgcAACTCATCATGCTCAGTGATTTCTATGTTTACATATATTGCGTGCTTCCTTGAGCCTCgtaattttcatctttttaaaaaaaataaaagaagacaaaGGCAGCTTTCATCTTTCGCTgtaatttctctaaaaaaagaaatcttaaattatatttaatattaaatatatagttaacctcGATCATGATATTATTGCTTGCGTAaaagattaatatatttaaatgcaTGAACGCAACATTTTggaatttattattagaatttaaCGCAGATATTTACCCTGACATGAAGACTATTGATGTTCTGCAAGAGACAAGCTGGGAATTCTTGCTTTGTCAAAGATAAAGCAGCCGTAGAATAAAAGCCATGATCACAAGCAAAGTACTTGCGTCATCGAATGAATTTTTTCCCCAGGATTACgtatgtttcattttttttccttaaaatttttaagatttttttatttaatatcatctTTACATTCcgttaaacttcataatttattttgatttagtttttatagtgttttctaGTCTAATAACTCGGACTATAAGTTTTACAGATTGGTCGTATttattcgagttttttttttatcccttcttaactaatttcttttcaattttatcattcaatattgagttgattggaaaATGtgattcataattgtttttttatttgctttcaatGATATTATTGCGGTCTCATTACCTGAGTCGCAAGTTTTGCGGGTTAGTCATGTTgacttgtatttttatcatttttttaaattgaatttttttaatttccatcattcgacattgagttgattacaaattagaatttataattttttatttgctttctatagacatctcggtctcataacccaagttattttttgtcattttttttttcaatttaatccttcaatattaggttaatttggaattgaatttcataaattttttattagcttTCAATAGGGTTATCACAGTTTTATGACCCGGGTTATGGGTTAGACCGATTGagacaaattatttttgttgtcatttttttagttgaattcttttcaattttatccgtcaatattaggttgattagaaattagacttcataatttatcttAGTTTGtgttttatgaggttatcatatcTCATTACTCGAGTCACAAATTTGGTTAGTTGACTCATGtggtttttgtgtgttttttttaattgattttttattatttcatctaTAATACTAGGTTGATCgagaattaatatttataatttgttttaatttattttttataggattattatagttttatgattgatatattaattggggttgaatttttttttccccttgaattttgtttttaatttttagctccGGTGGAATGAATATACACGTAGcctttcttgattttgatttgtctCCACGAGCCGGTCAATAATGCAAAAAAGGGGTCAGAAAACCTTGGCTTGTTGACCTCGCAACTCAAGCAAATGTCCACAATATTGTGGAGCTCTTCTACGGCAGTGATTGATGATGACCCCACGCCCTTGTGCTTATAAATCTCTAGAGACATGCTACCTTACACAGCATGCTATCTAAACTACTATACATGTGTGGACATGTTTGTGATTACAATTGAGTGGGCATGATTATATGTGGCTTCGCATGCCTTTcaacaagagaaaaacaaggCGTGAGAGCCTCTCCCATGAAATTGACAAgtagaaatattttattggcattttttaatagaaatttcaacggaaatgagaaaataataaaataataatttttttatcaaaaatataacACATTACTATTTGTCAACAGAATTGTCAATGgacattaatgaaataaaatctaaCAGTTCtccctcttctttcttctttttttatgcctAAAAAACATCAGCCCTCGTTTTCATGAAGGAAATtgatttcattgaatttttaattgatagttatattattaataaatattaccatcaatattctatataggtttcgTAAgtaatgaataattatttttgaatgtaTCGAAATACTTTTAAAGGGTTGTATAGACAAGATTATCTTAAAAAGGTTGAAGGgttgaatgttttattaatttcatacttTATAATCCAAAGAATATTAGTGAAGGTGAAATTATATATCCATGTGTGAAgtataacaataaaaagtttCACAATAAAGATGTTATGTTGATGCTTCTacttaaaaaaaagcttttcgATAAATACTTGTGTTGATTTACACACAGAAGAACCTTATGTTCCTTATCAAACCATGTTAGAAATGATGGTTAACTCAAATTCTAGTTCTAGTAAAATACATGAGTTTGtggatgataataataatcctTATAGGAGTGTGGtgatggatgcaatgagaatgaatcaggatTATTCAGGTGAAGATTCATTTAATATCCTTTTATATAAAGAACCAAATGTAGATTAAACTaggttttttaaacttttaaaatattatggtgAACTATTGTAGGATGAGTGTACAAttcatagtaaattatcggtcattTTATAAGTGCTTACTATTAAGTTAGATTACGAGTTAAGTGAGGTCGGTTATGATAAGATCCtagaatgggaaaaaaaacatattacttgAAAGGAATTGGCTGAAAGATAGCTTTTATGCTATAAAATTCATGATGAAACCTTTTGGCTTAAGatactaaaaaattgatatatgtttaaacttttgcatgttgtactaTAATGAATATGTAAATTTTATTGAGTACAAAACTTATCAGCATGCTCGATATAAACCCAATAGTGGTAGATGAAGGACAtttataacatataaaaaattaaggtacTTCTCAATCACTCTTAGGCTATAAATGTTATTTATGCCTTTGAATTTAGGCATCATTCACATGATAAGGTGAATGGAGTCAGGGTGTATCCTTTCGATGGTAAAACATTTAAGCAGTTTAATAGGGTGCATCTTTAGTTTTTAATGGAACCGTAAAACATATGTTTTGACTTGTGTACAAATAGATTTAGTCTAGTTAAATCCTTTGTTAAAACCTATTCTTGTTGGTTGGTCATACTAACAGTTCGCAACTTGTCCACAAGACGTGTATGAAgtcaaaattcatgtttttatctatagtCATACCTGATCCTTACAATCTAGTTagaaatatagatatttatcttcaattatttattgataAGTTGAATTAGGTATGGTTAGTTAGGGCTCTGATATATTATATCtcaaggaaaacaaagacaattttaatatgaactATAAATGATTTTCTTGCGTATAAGATGGTATAGGGTTGGAGCATACATGAAAAATTAGTTTGTTCATATTGAACGAATAGTAAGGCATTTACCTTAATCAATGatggtaaagtttttttttctttattgttaccGGAGGTTCTTGCCAAGTTgtcatggattaaaaaaaaacataaataactttttaaaaggtAAAGATAAAAGGGATGTTGCATCGCCAATACTATCAGGTAAAAAAATATACGATGAAGTTTCGCAATACAGGAGCATTatatttggttttcattttggTAAGTAAAAGTTCTTTAGTATTGGTGTGACCTATAATTGggtaaaataaagtatttttttggaaGCAATGGAACTTCCTTGTAGGAAATCTAATGTTATTCACCATAATTTGGAtatatgcatataaaaaaaatgtgtttaacaatattttta
This window contains:
- the LOC7454555 gene encoding F-box protein At5g50450; translated protein: MAQRKRLRTITEKPDYFDQLPDDLVLNILCKLSSSASCPSDFINVLITCKTLKRLATNPLVLSKAGAKMFAMKAERWSDSAHQFLKQCVKAGNSEASYTLGMIRFYCLQNRGSGASLMAKAAIKSHALAMYSLAVIQFNGSGGSKTDKNLRAGVALCARASVLGHVDALRELGHCLQDGYGVPQNIVEGRRLLVQANAKELALSLRSMMTWKPQQQQQNLHHACTVMGTAITGCPLLSDFGCNLLAREVHPASKFLREWFESRSGALDDGLRLCSHSGCGRPETRTHEFRRCSVCGTVNYCSRGCQALDWKARHKVECVPMDQWHGVLEDGGDMVEMEEGDEYVDIVE